From the Vibrio metoecus genome, one window contains:
- the cqsR gene encoding hybrid sensor histidine kinase/response regulator CqsR (CqsR is named for being a Cholera Quorum Sensing Receptor.) — translation MAIRSSLKKKSILALTIYLAFFLAIVGTLSYWGLEVPFRKELKNNLALRAELLATQVREPLNNSIGVLQSVTSIGKSATDKQEQERMLRSLFSVVDGVIISGGLWPDPSLSTDEALRYDSLFFNKAVDGQIDQLISWNNPQAGGYDKESWYLTAEHEAEGLYFWSPVYVDAYTRVEMITVSTPYYRNGVFAGVATVDLSLDGLIKFVAATAEQYNLGVNLKDAFGVDIVSHNFRTYEHALVSYHNFGEFNWQIEVVNATQHVDEIIFNLIIDIEKRLMPILLLCLMVGYFLINHYWIRPIVMIAKKVSESGEGEIIDIRYHYQDEIRHLIDTFNQKTIYLEAEKVKAQASTKAKSAFLATLSHEIRTPMNGVLGTAQILLKDELTTKQRQHLTSLYESGEHMMSLLNEILDYSKIEQGKFELDYSPFPLRSIIGSIKSIYSSLCYEKGLKFQLHSEISDTRWYYGDKARLRQIVFNLLSNAVKFTEKGFVSVDLMEEKTHDGNYLTIKVQDSGIGIAQEALGRIFQPFEQAESHTTRRFGGTGLGLAIVKQIAELMNGSVVVHSEVGRGTCFEVKVKLSITEPIKEEFKPTKAKTYPGLRVLIVEDNRTNIMILEAFMRNKGFECQSVTDGEQAIVALQQGQFDLVLMDNHMPLKDGIQATREIRQLSSPQSNILLFGCTADVFKETRDRMIAAGADDIIAKPIAEHELDFTLEQHYERLYQYHPECLSAVSD, via the coding sequence ATGGCTATTCGCTCCTCGCTTAAAAAGAAAAGTATTCTAGCGCTCACCATTTATCTGGCTTTCTTCCTCGCAATTGTAGGAACGCTAAGCTATTGGGGGCTTGAAGTTCCTTTTCGCAAAGAACTGAAGAATAATCTTGCCCTGAGAGCGGAGCTGCTCGCGACTCAAGTGCGTGAGCCGCTGAATAACTCAATCGGTGTACTACAAAGTGTCACCAGCATTGGAAAAAGCGCAACCGATAAGCAAGAGCAAGAGCGCATGTTACGCTCGTTGTTCTCTGTGGTTGACGGGGTAATTATCAGTGGTGGTTTGTGGCCGGATCCCAGTTTGTCTACCGATGAAGCATTACGGTATGACAGCTTGTTTTTCAACAAAGCTGTGGATGGTCAGATCGATCAATTGATCTCATGGAACAATCCTCAAGCGGGGGGATATGACAAAGAGAGCTGGTACCTCACAGCAGAACATGAGGCTGAAGGGCTTTATTTTTGGTCCCCTGTGTATGTTGATGCCTACACGCGAGTGGAGATGATTACTGTCTCCACCCCGTATTATCGAAATGGCGTATTCGCTGGTGTAGCAACGGTTGATTTATCACTGGATGGCTTGATTAAATTTGTTGCTGCAACGGCAGAGCAATACAATTTGGGCGTCAATCTTAAAGATGCCTTCGGGGTAGATATTGTTTCTCATAATTTTCGAACTTACGAACATGCGTTAGTGAGTTATCACAACTTTGGTGAGTTTAACTGGCAGATTGAAGTAGTGAATGCCACTCAACATGTTGATGAAATCATTTTCAATTTAATCATCGATATAGAAAAAAGATTGATGCCGATCCTACTACTGTGCTTGATGGTAGGGTATTTCTTGATCAACCATTATTGGATCCGCCCGATCGTGATGATTGCCAAGAAAGTCAGTGAATCGGGAGAAGGTGAGATTATTGATATTCGCTATCACTACCAAGATGAAATTCGCCATCTTATTGATACTTTTAACCAGAAAACCATTTATTTAGAAGCAGAAAAAGTCAAAGCCCAAGCGTCAACCAAAGCCAAAAGTGCTTTTTTAGCAACACTTTCGCATGAAATTCGTACACCGATGAATGGGGTTCTTGGCACCGCGCAGATCTTGCTCAAAGATGAACTCACCACAAAACAGCGACAACATCTAACTAGCCTTTATGAGTCAGGTGAACACATGATGTCGCTTCTTAATGAAATTCTGGACTATTCAAAAATCGAGCAAGGCAAGTTTGAGCTAGATTATAGCCCGTTCCCATTACGTTCTATTATTGGCAGCATCAAAAGTATTTATTCCAGCCTCTGTTATGAAAAGGGACTCAAATTTCAGCTCCACTCGGAGATCAGTGATACGCGTTGGTATTACGGAGATAAAGCTCGTTTGCGACAAATCGTCTTTAACTTACTGAGCAATGCCGTAAAGTTCACTGAAAAAGGCTTCGTTTCAGTGGATTTGATGGAAGAGAAAACCCATGATGGAAATTACCTCACCATTAAAGTTCAAGACAGTGGGATCGGAATTGCCCAAGAGGCTTTGGGGCGTATTTTTCAACCCTTTGAACAGGCGGAGTCTCATACGACCCGCCGTTTTGGTGGAACGGGTTTGGGGCTAGCAATTGTTAAGCAGATTGCTGAATTGATGAATGGTAGCGTTGTCGTGCACAGTGAAGTGGGGCGCGGTACCTGTTTTGAAGTGAAAGTGAAGCTTTCCATCACAGAGCCCATCAAAGAAGAATTTAAGCCGACGAAAGCCAAAACATATCCAGGGTTACGTGTGTTGATCGTGGAAGATAACCGCACCAACATCATGATTTTGGAGGCTTTCATGCGCAATAAAGGCTTTGAATGCCAAAGTGTCACGGATGGCGAACAGGCTATTGTGGCCTTGCAACAAGGTCAATTCGATTTGGTTTTAATGGATAACCACATGCCGTTAAAAGATGGTATTCAAGCTACACGAGAAATCCGCCAATTGTCTTCGCCACAGTCCAATATCCTGCTTTTTGGTTGTACCGCTGATGTGTTCAAAGAGACGAGGGATCGCATGATCGCAGCCGGTGCTGATGACATCATTGCTAAACCGATTGCAGAGCATGAGTTGGATTTCACGCTTGAACAACATTATGAGCGCCTCTATCAATATCATCCCGAATGCCTATCGGCAGTTTCCGATTAA
- a CDS encoding L-alanine exporter AlaE: MKARGPFCIRHAAADTFAMVIFCFVTGMIIEIFVSGMTFQQSLASRTLSIPVNIAIAWPYGVFRDYVLRQGRRISPTGWMKNLSDLVAYVLFQSPVYAAILFTVGASTDQIITAVATNALVSCGMGVLYGYFLDMCRRWFKVPGYTVSEG, translated from the coding sequence ATGAAAGCACGTGGTCCATTCTGTATCCGTCACGCAGCGGCTGATACTTTTGCGATGGTTATATTCTGTTTTGTAACAGGCATGATTATTGAAATTTTTGTGTCTGGGATGACCTTTCAGCAATCACTCGCTTCCCGAACCCTTTCCATTCCCGTTAATATCGCGATTGCTTGGCCGTATGGTGTGTTTAGAGATTATGTTCTTCGCCAAGGGCGTAGAATTTCCCCAACCGGTTGGATGAAGAATCTCTCCGATCTCGTGGCTTATGTTCTCTTTCAATCGCCGGTTTATGCCGCCATTCTCTTCACCGTAGGCGCTTCTACCGATCAAATCATTACTGCTGTGGCCACCAATGCATTGGTGTCGTGTGGAATGGGTGTGTTATATGGCTATTTCCTCGATATGTGCCGCCGTTGGTTTAAAGTTCCCGGCTATACAGTATCTGAGGGTTAA
- the manA gene encoding mannose-6-phosphate isomerase, class I has translation MTQIPTQDAALPEAVFFPMTNPIQNYAWGSKTALPQLFDLENPTHAPQAELWMGAHPNGCSGIAINGKIVQLSDFIAQNPNLILGENTARQFGELPYLFKILAAENALSIQVHPNKQQAERGFAQEEQLGIALTASHRNYKDPNHKPELVYALTEYQAMNGFRANQEILNYFIELSIDEIQPLVDAFQSNPTEQGLRDFFSGLLSLQGEAKKRALRALMTQAKQIDLPLFQLIVELEKHYPNDIGLFAPLMLNVITLQPGEAMFLDAETPHAYLHGTGLEIMANSDNVLRAGLTPKYMDINELVTCTQFKHKPLEQLRLKSEVIEGCEQYPIPVADFKFAIIPPTTQQTIGVKSAEVVLPLDSSMILRHANGEKCLVRKGQSVFIPAYAERYTIECDGRVARAFSA, from the coding sequence ATGACTCAGATTCCGACTCAGGATGCAGCCCTACCAGAGGCAGTATTCTTCCCGATGACCAACCCTATCCAAAACTACGCATGGGGCAGTAAAACCGCTTTGCCGCAGTTGTTTGATCTCGAAAACCCAACCCATGCCCCCCAAGCAGAGCTATGGATGGGCGCTCATCCTAATGGCTGCTCCGGTATAGCCATTAACGGTAAAATCGTTCAACTTTCCGACTTTATTGCACAAAATCCAAACTTGATTTTGGGTGAAAATACCGCGCGGCAGTTCGGCGAACTCCCTTATCTGTTTAAAATTTTGGCGGCGGAAAATGCACTCTCCATTCAGGTCCATCCGAACAAACAGCAAGCAGAACGAGGCTTCGCTCAAGAGGAACAATTAGGTATTGCGCTCACGGCATCTCACCGAAATTACAAAGACCCGAACCACAAACCCGAATTGGTTTATGCGCTCACCGAGTACCAAGCCATGAACGGCTTTCGTGCCAATCAGGAAATCCTTAACTACTTTATTGAGTTATCGATAGATGAGATTCAGCCTCTCGTTGACGCATTCCAATCAAATCCGACAGAACAAGGGCTCAGAGACTTTTTCTCAGGGTTACTCTCATTACAGGGAGAAGCCAAAAAACGTGCGCTTAGAGCTTTGATGACTCAAGCTAAGCAGATTGATCTGCCTCTTTTCCAGCTGATCGTCGAATTGGAAAAACACTATCCCAATGACATTGGTTTATTCGCCCCTCTGATGCTCAATGTGATTACCTTACAACCAGGTGAAGCGATGTTTTTAGACGCAGAAACGCCGCACGCGTATTTGCACGGAACAGGCCTTGAGATTATGGCCAACTCAGACAATGTGCTACGCGCAGGGCTCACGCCAAAATATATGGATATTAATGAATTGGTGACATGTACTCAGTTCAAACATAAGCCACTTGAACAGCTACGCCTTAAGTCTGAAGTCATTGAAGGGTGTGAACAATATCCGATCCCAGTTGCCGATTTTAAATTTGCCATCATCCCACCTACGACTCAGCAGACTATCGGCGTTAAGAGTGCAGAAGTTGTGCTGCCTCTCGATTCTTCAATGATATTGCGACATGCAAATGGTGAGAAATGCCTTGTACGAAAAGGACAATCTGTCTTTATTCCGGCTTATGCTGAGCGATACACCATTGAGTGTGATGGTCGTGTAGCAAGAGCTTTTAGCGCCTAG
- a CDS encoding fructose-specific PTS transporter subunit EIIC has protein sequence MINQLINADLIQLDLQANSKQAVFEELINILHAQGRISDKAAFLKDIQAREELGNTGFEDGVAIPHAKSAAVTQPAVAIGVSREGIDYGAEDGLPSKLFFMIASPDGGDNHHIEVLAELSSKLIEEGFIEAFLNTKNSEQALELLLKKSAPTPLANQAESKGLIIGVTGCPAGIAHTYLAAEALEKGAAALGFEIKVETNGSIGVKNSPSAEEIERAEAIVVACDKQVDMARFAGKRLIKTNVKAPIRDAQKLINEALRAPTYQAETVKTQSVANKASQARSDLYRFLMNGVSHMIPFVVTGGLLIALALAVGGEPTEAGMAIPAGSMWNQILEVGVVAFTLMIPILAGYIAYAIADRPALAPGLIGGWIANNGSFYGADAGTGFIGAIIAGLLVGYFVKWITSINYHKFIQPLVPIMIAPITASLFIAGLFIFVIGAPIASLMDGLTALLTSMSSGNVILLGIVLGGMAGFDMGGPFNKVAFLFSVGMIASGQTQFMGAMACAIPVAPLGMALATAMGRKLELFESSELEAGKAAGAMGLVGISEGAIPFAAQDPMSVIPANVLGSMVAAVMAFSFAITNSVAHGGPVVALLGAMNYPLLALLCMAAGAGVTAITCVTLKKIRSQKFEAAAA, from the coding sequence ATGATCAACCAATTGATTAATGCCGATTTAATTCAGCTTGATCTGCAAGCGAATTCCAAACAAGCCGTATTTGAAGAACTGATAAATATCCTACATGCCCAAGGGCGAATTTCAGATAAAGCGGCATTCTTAAAAGATATTCAAGCTCGTGAAGAGTTAGGTAATACCGGATTTGAAGATGGTGTCGCTATTCCGCATGCTAAAAGTGCAGCGGTGACTCAACCAGCCGTTGCAATTGGTGTCAGCCGAGAGGGTATCGACTATGGCGCAGAAGATGGTTTGCCTTCCAAGCTTTTTTTCATGATCGCCTCGCCCGATGGCGGCGATAACCACCACATTGAAGTGTTGGCCGAACTCTCTTCCAAACTGATTGAAGAAGGTTTTATCGAAGCTTTTCTCAACACCAAAAACTCAGAGCAAGCACTAGAATTACTGCTGAAAAAATCCGCGCCTACACCTCTTGCAAACCAAGCAGAAAGCAAAGGGCTGATTATCGGTGTTACCGGTTGCCCGGCGGGTATTGCTCACACTTACCTTGCGGCTGAAGCACTCGAAAAAGGCGCGGCGGCTTTGGGTTTTGAGATCAAAGTGGAAACCAATGGCTCGATTGGAGTGAAAAACAGCCCAAGTGCGGAAGAAATTGAACGCGCTGAAGCGATTGTGGTCGCCTGTGATAAACAAGTCGACATGGCACGGTTTGCCGGCAAACGCCTCATCAAAACAAATGTGAAAGCGCCAATTCGTGATGCACAAAAGCTGATTAATGAAGCGTTAAGGGCGCCAACTTATCAAGCTGAAACGGTTAAGACTCAATCGGTGGCAAACAAAGCCTCACAAGCTCGCTCGGATTTGTATCGCTTTTTGATGAATGGCGTGTCGCACATGATCCCATTTGTGGTAACAGGCGGGCTTTTAATTGCACTGGCTCTCGCGGTGGGTGGTGAGCCAACAGAAGCGGGTATGGCCATTCCTGCGGGCAGTATGTGGAACCAAATCCTTGAAGTGGGCGTGGTGGCCTTTACCTTGATGATCCCCATCCTTGCTGGCTACATCGCCTACGCCATTGCCGATCGCCCTGCGCTCGCTCCCGGTTTGATTGGTGGCTGGATTGCCAACAACGGCTCTTTTTATGGCGCCGATGCAGGTACAGGATTTATCGGTGCCATCATCGCGGGTCTCTTGGTCGGTTATTTCGTGAAGTGGATTACTTCCATTAACTATCACAAGTTTATCCAACCCCTAGTGCCGATCATGATCGCACCGATCACGGCATCGCTGTTTATCGCTGGTCTGTTCATTTTCGTTATTGGCGCCCCCATTGCGAGCCTGATGGATGGACTCACGGCTCTACTAACTAGCATGAGTTCTGGCAACGTTATTCTGCTCGGCATCGTACTCGGTGGTATGGCAGGCTTTGATATGGGAGGCCCATTCAACAAAGTCGCTTTCCTATTCTCTGTAGGCATGATTGCCAGCGGCCAAACTCAATTTATGGGTGCGATGGCCTGTGCGATTCCCGTTGCACCACTCGGCATGGCACTCGCAACAGCGATGGGCCGTAAGCTCGAACTGTTTGAGTCTTCTGAGCTTGAAGCGGGTAAAGCCGCAGGCGCAATGGGCTTAGTCGGTATCTCTGAAGGCGCCATTCCTTTTGCGGCGCAAGACCCAATGTCAGTCATTCCAGCCAACGTGTTGGGCTCTATGGTTGCCGCTGTCATGGCATTCTCTTTTGCCATCACCAACAGTGTGGCTCACGGTGGCCCCGTAGTCGCCCTGCTTGGCGCAATGAACTACCCTCTGCTTGCCCTACTTTGTATGGCGGCTGGTGCGGGTGTTACTGCCATCACCTGCGTGACGCTCAAAAAAATCCGCTCACAAAAGTTTGAAGCCGCTGCGGCTTAA
- a CDS encoding helix-turn-helix domain-containing protein, translated as MIFDDLISSVLNERESFHHIWFAGDFHTPPEFSYQVNFPRLELVLGGEYINEMESHDRKVTKIIAKAGDAIFIPANCWNKPNWDTDCSVLSMLFGRRQLGLSFVSKRKGEANFYDIQKHSIQTRSGFAIDNILEALSSLARENHKKPMDELLLQALLQYTQTMLNAPTEQPQNRVQDLYQGICIYIQENFHRPITRESIASRFSISANHLSRLFRQQGHMTLADYITWVRVDRAKFMLKKYNFKLNEVALRCGFKDVNYFCRVFKNRTGRTPTDYRASI; from the coding sequence ATGATATTTGATGATTTGATTTCCTCGGTGCTTAATGAGCGTGAATCATTTCATCATATTTGGTTTGCGGGTGATTTTCATACACCACCTGAATTCAGTTATCAGGTGAATTTTCCACGCTTAGAATTGGTCTTAGGTGGAGAGTATATAAATGAAATGGAAAGTCATGACCGTAAAGTTACGAAAATAATTGCCAAAGCCGGAGATGCGATTTTTATTCCCGCTAACTGTTGGAATAAACCGAACTGGGATACAGATTGCTCAGTGTTGAGCATGTTATTTGGACGCCGCCAACTAGGACTGAGTTTTGTCAGCAAGCGCAAAGGCGAAGCCAACTTTTATGATATTCAAAAGCATAGTATCCAAACGCGCTCAGGGTTTGCTATTGATAACATCTTAGAAGCGCTCAGCTCATTGGCGCGTGAGAATCATAAAAAACCGATGGATGAGCTGTTGCTGCAAGCTCTCCTTCAATATACCCAGACTATGTTGAATGCTCCGACAGAGCAGCCACAAAACCGAGTGCAGGATCTCTACCAAGGGATCTGTATCTATATCCAAGAGAATTTTCACCGCCCGATCACGCGAGAGAGTATTGCTTCGCGTTTTAGTATTTCTGCCAACCATTTATCGAGGCTGTTTCGTCAGCAAGGGCATATGACCTTGGCCGATTACATTACGTGGGTCAGGGTTGATAGAGCAAAATTTATGCTGAAAAAGTACAACTTTAAGCTCAATGAAGTGGCGCTACGCTGTGGGTTTAAAGATGTGAATTACTTCTGCCGCGTTTTCAAAAATCGTACAGGCCGTACACCAACGGATTATCGCGCTTCAATTTAA
- a CDS encoding PTS sugar transporter subunit IIA yields MMHEFQVTFLVNDVNASAHVAQPLSRVARKFKSTLHIINIARNRSAELTKSLAVLQVGLQEGDLCQITAIGIDAELACFVIKDMLSAHYTVVGSKINYEFSSLLAERLPQICPPSEVKWHYAKAHTTLTKFECLKGLAQLIYPVSPDELILAFIKREERSSTCVAPGIAIPHVMFADIEHIAVAVIKNDEAMDWASQMGEVHLAIALVMPSKPNREQIITATNLTRNLLCDQMVERLLLTRSGVDLQALLMYAMSRLLN; encoded by the coding sequence ATGATGCATGAATTCCAAGTCACCTTCTTGGTGAATGATGTGAATGCCAGCGCCCATGTTGCCCAACCGCTGTCTCGCGTTGCGCGTAAGTTCAAAAGTACCCTACATATCATCAACATCGCCAGAAACCGCAGTGCTGAACTCACTAAATCTCTCGCAGTATTGCAGGTGGGATTACAAGAAGGTGATTTATGCCAAATCACCGCCATCGGTATTGATGCTGAACTCGCCTGTTTCGTGATTAAAGACATGCTTTCTGCGCATTACACTGTCGTGGGCTCCAAAATCAACTATGAGTTCTCTAGCCTGCTCGCCGAGCGCCTGCCACAAATATGCCCGCCGAGTGAAGTCAAATGGCACTATGCCAAAGCCCATACCACACTGACCAAATTCGAGTGTTTGAAAGGATTAGCGCAACTGATCTACCCCGTTTCACCCGATGAGTTGATTTTGGCTTTTATCAAACGTGAAGAACGCTCTTCCACCTGCGTAGCGCCTGGGATTGCGATTCCCCATGTGATGTTTGCAGACATAGAACACATTGCGGTTGCCGTTATTAAGAATGATGAGGCGATGGACTGGGCCTCTCAAATGGGAGAGGTGCATTTAGCGATTGCTTTGGTGATGCCGAGTAAGCCCAATCGAGAGCAAATCATTACCGCAACCAACCTGACCCGAAATTTACTGTGCGATCAAATGGTAGAACGTTTACTACTGACACGCAGCGGCGTTGATTTACAAGCTCTGCTGATGTACGCGATGTCACGCCTGTTAAATTGA
- a CDS encoding PTS fructose transporter subunit IIB, with protein sequence MKIVAVTACPTGIAHTYMAADALTKAAPKYNVQIKVETQGAMGIENPLTPYDLSHADKVLIVSDIDIEQPARFEGMKVVKLSIEEVLLNVDKVFLVHCR encoded by the coding sequence ATGAAAATTGTTGCGGTCACCGCCTGCCCAACGGGCATTGCTCATACTTATATGGCGGCCGATGCTTTGACCAAAGCCGCACCAAAGTACAATGTGCAGATCAAAGTGGAAACTCAAGGTGCGATGGGTATCGAGAATCCTCTCACGCCTTATGACCTCTCTCATGCCGATAAGGTGTTGATCGTCTCCGATATCGACATCGAACAGCCTGCACGATTTGAAGGGATGAAGGTGGTGAAGCTCTCGATCGAAGAAGTGCTACTCAATGTCGATAAAGTCTTTCTCGTCCACTGCCGCTGA
- a CDS encoding fructose-specific PTS transporter subunit EIIC codes for MDITHLIEPEIICLDLKANNKEDVLIELVELLDNAGKLTDKQQFLNDIWRREEIGNTGFEEGIAIPHAKSAAVALPAVVVGISRQGIDYGAEDGQLSDVFFMLASPDGEDHHHIEVLAQISSKLIEEGFVEQLKAAESVEQALALFIHPHHSTLSSTPVMDYADYQPLSPMAQKLARVKEHLLFGTSHMMPFIVAGGVLLSLSVMMSGHGAVPEEGVLADIAQMGIAGLTLFTVVLGGYIAYSMADKPGLAPGMIGTWVAINQYQTGFIGAIIVGFFAGFVVRQLKRIALPDSMSSLGSIFIYPLVGTFVTCGAVMWLIGAPIASSMLWLNQFLASMADSGKVVLGAVLGAMTAFDMGGPINKVATLFAQTQVNTQPWLMGGVGIAICTPPLGMALATLLSPSKFKRDEREAGKAAGIMGMIGISEGAIPFAAADPARVLPAIIAGGIVGNVIGFLFQVLNHAPWGGWIVLPVVDGKLGYILGTIAGALTTALIAIALKKTVHEQDNEQGQSLAFSSVIGEGQADILAVTSCPSGVAHTFLAAKSLEKAACLAGVKIKVETQGANGIINRITAKDVQRAKLVIFAHDVAIKEPERFKHIKVIDVTTKDAILNAAALVQIKR; via the coding sequence GTGGATATTACCCATCTGATCGAACCTGAAATCATCTGTTTAGATCTAAAAGCCAATAACAAAGAAGATGTTCTGATTGAGCTGGTTGAGTTGCTCGATAACGCAGGAAAGTTGACCGATAAGCAGCAATTTTTAAACGACATTTGGCGACGAGAAGAGATCGGAAATACAGGGTTTGAAGAAGGAATAGCCATTCCACACGCCAAAAGTGCTGCGGTGGCGTTGCCTGCAGTCGTCGTGGGTATTAGCCGCCAAGGGATCGATTACGGTGCAGAAGATGGTCAGCTTTCTGATGTGTTTTTTATGCTGGCATCACCGGATGGAGAAGATCATCACCACATTGAAGTATTGGCACAAATCTCCAGTAAATTGATTGAAGAGGGATTTGTTGAACAGCTTAAAGCCGCAGAAAGTGTTGAGCAGGCACTCGCCCTTTTCATTCACCCACACCATTCAACATTAAGCTCTACACCGGTAATGGATTATGCCGATTACCAGCCGCTAAGCCCAATGGCACAAAAATTAGCTCGCGTTAAAGAGCATCTATTGTTTGGTACCTCTCACATGATGCCGTTTATCGTGGCGGGTGGGGTATTACTCTCGCTTTCAGTGATGATGTCTGGTCACGGAGCGGTGCCAGAAGAGGGCGTGTTGGCGGATATCGCTCAAATGGGTATTGCCGGTTTAACCCTATTTACGGTGGTATTGGGTGGTTATATCGCTTACTCGATGGCAGATAAACCCGGTTTGGCCCCCGGCATGATTGGCACCTGGGTTGCGATAAACCAATATCAAACCGGCTTTATTGGCGCGATCATCGTGGGTTTTTTTGCAGGCTTTGTGGTTCGTCAACTGAAAAGAATCGCTCTCCCCGACAGCATGAGTTCGCTGGGTTCCATCTTCATCTATCCGCTGGTGGGGACGTTTGTAACCTGTGGTGCTGTGATGTGGTTAATCGGCGCACCGATTGCCAGCAGTATGCTGTGGCTCAATCAATTTCTGGCATCGATGGCCGATTCCGGCAAAGTGGTGCTCGGAGCGGTATTGGGGGCGATGACCGCTTTTGACATGGGCGGCCCAATCAATAAAGTCGCTACGCTGTTTGCCCAAACTCAAGTCAACACCCAACCTTGGCTAATGGGTGGGGTAGGCATTGCCATTTGTACCCCACCATTGGGGATGGCGCTTGCGACCTTATTGTCACCAAGTAAATTCAAGCGGGACGAACGTGAAGCCGGAAAAGCGGCGGGCATCATGGGTATGATTGGCATTAGTGAAGGGGCGATTCCGTTTGCCGCCGCTGATCCCGCGCGCGTACTCCCTGCAATTATTGCGGGTGGTATTGTTGGCAACGTGATTGGTTTTCTCTTTCAAGTGCTCAATCACGCCCCTTGGGGCGGTTGGATTGTGCTGCCTGTTGTGGACGGTAAGCTAGGGTATATTCTTGGCACTATCGCCGGTGCATTAACCACGGCACTGATTGCTATTGCCCTGAAGAAAACGGTGCACGAGCAGGACAATGAGCAGGGGCAGTCACTTGCTTTTTCATCGGTGATTGGAGAAGGGCAAGCCGACATTCTTGCCGTCACCTCGTGCCCTTCTGGCGTTGCTCATACGTTTTTAGCGGCTAAATCACTCGAAAAAGCCGCCTGTCTGGCGGGAGTGAAAATCAAAGTAGAAACACAAGGCGCCAACGGCATCATCAATCGAATCACGGCCAAAGATGTGCAACGAGCGAAGCTGGTGATTTTTGCGCACGATGTGGCGATTAAAGAACCAGAACGCTTCAAGCACATTAAAGTCATTGACGTGACAACGAAAGACGCGATTTTAAATGCCGCGGCATTGGTGCAGATAAAGCGATAA